The Planktothrix agardhii NIES-204 genomic interval GTGACGGGTTGTTTTTGAACTTGATTATTTGCGTCTAATTTCCAGACAAAAGATGATTTTCCTTCGGATTGAATTAATTCTGTATTAATCGCAATCACATCTTTTTGTTGTTCTAAAATAATCTCAACACTCACCTGACCCCCTGGAATTAATACCCGGGTTGGTTGATCTAATCTGACCGTAGCAGGAAACCGTTGGTTGACCCGATGAACTACCAGATTGACTCTTTTCGGGGGTTGCTTGTAAATTCACCCATTCTACTCGTCCTTGAAAGGGTTTAGAATTAGGGCCGATAATTGTAATTCGTGCGGATTGATTGGGTTTAACTTGAGCAGCATTCAGGGTAGATAACTGAAGTTGAACTAATTCTTGATCGGGATCTCCTATGGTAATTAAATCATCTCCTAGCTTGATACCATCCCCCGGTTTCACATTAATATTTAGCACAACTCCTTCTAAGGGTGAAGTTACTAGATTATTCTTTAACTGTGATTTTTGTTCCTTATATTCTACTTTAAGTTTCTGGAAGTCACTTAAACTTTGTTGAAGTTCAGACTGAGTAGTTAGGAGTTCGTTTTTAGCAGCTAAGATATCATTGGTGGGATCTGTGATTGGTTCAAATTTATTTTTACTGGTTTCTAAGTCAAGAATCGCATCATTTAGAGCTAATTGTTCATTTTTTAAACTTGCTTCTTTTGACCGGATATCTGCTTTCTTTCCATCTAATTCTGTTGCTGGAATGAACCCTTTTTCCAAGAGATTATTTGATTTATTTAACTCCGCTTCTGCGACGTTTAAATCTTCTTGCGCTTCAATAACTTTCTGTTGTTGACGTTCCAATTTAGCTTGATTCTTTTGAATTTCAATCCTTTGACTGATTTGTTTGGATTTAACTTGCTGTTGATACTTTTCTAAACCATTTTTATAGGTAATTTTAGCAATTTTTAATTTATTTTGTGCTTCTTCTACTTTTTGGCGATTTCGTTCTATTGCAAGTTCTTGCTTCTGAATCTCTAATTGTTTTTGTAGTAAGGAATTTTCCCCTGCGGTAGACCTCAACTGAATTAAATTTTGCCCCCGAATAATTGGATCACCTACCTTAACAAAAATCTTCTCCACCGCACTATCAGTAGGGGATTTAATCGTTCTTTGGCCACCTAATTCAACGCTTCCCCCTTCACTAATTTTATTTTCAATCGTTCCTAATTCGACTTTCTGTAACCCAGCGGCAACCGCTTCTGCCTCGTTTTTTTGTAGTTTATAATACAAAGCCACACCCACTAAACTGACCCCAGTAAATAGAGTCGCAATAATTAGCCATTTAACTCCTCGTTGATAGGCTCTTTTTGCTTGGTAATCTAGGCTTGACACAGATTTATAACCTCCGCCTTTAAATTAAAATAGGGGTAATTGTCATTATATCCTAAAAAAATGACTAAGTTTATCTTCAGGGGACAATCAATCGTTAATTTCCATTGTGTATTATGAAGATTTATATAGTTTAACAAAATGATCATAACACAGGAAAAAATTGGTTTTAGGTAGGGTATAATCAATTTATGTGATGAATCAATGCCACCAAAACAATCCATTCTAAAATATGCCTAATGTTAATGACTTAGAGAATAAAATGGAGCAGTCAATATGTATACATCTGTAAAATCTCAGAGTACAGTTCTCGCTGTTAATGATAGCATTCCTGTGCAAAAACTGGTGAAACGGATGTTGGAAAAACACTATCAGCTAGTTTTTGCAAACAATACCACCGAGGCTTTAACGGTACTCCATCAGCAGTCCATTGACTTAATGCTTTTGGATATCTCTATGCCCGGAATGGATGGTTTAGAACTGTATGGATGGTTTAGAACTGTGTCGAGTTTTGCGAGGATTGCCCAATTTCAGCCACCTCCCGATTGTGATGCTCACATCCCGGAATGGGGCTCAGGATCAGGTAGAGGGTCGATTATCCGGGGCGACGGCATATTTGACCAAGCCTTTCTCTAAAGAAAAACTACTGCATACGATTGAAAAAATTTTGAATCAGACAGTTAGTCTAATGTCTGAATTATAATGGATTTGGGTAAAATATAGACCATATCCTTTGACATTGGAGATTCAAAAAATCCTAGGAAACGATATAATTTCTTTAGGTTTTCGGATGTACCTTTAACATGACCAGTACAATTCCACAGGGTGAGCAGTATCAAGTAGATCTGCATCAGATCGCCGATAATTTGCCGGGGGTAATTTATCAATTGCTGCTACACCATGATGGTTCTCAAGAGTATGTATATATTAGTTCTAGTTGCCGAAGAATTTACGAGCGAGAACCCGATGAAATTCAGCATAATGCCGCTTTAATGTGGGGATTGATGAATGATCGGGATCAACAGGTTTTTACTCAATCCCTTGTAACCTGCGCTCAAAAATTAATTCCTTGGCAACGGCAATGGCAATATCAAACTCCATCGGAAAAAATCAAATATTTATCTGCGATCGCCCAACCTTGTCCTCAACCCAATGGCGATCTAGTTTGGGATGGATTAATTTTAGAAATTCCACCCCAAACCCTCGATAATTCTTGTCGCTGTCACCCTGAAACCTGCGAGATTGAAAGGATTACAACCAATAAAATTGAACAAGTTTTAAGCCGATTTGACTCCTCAGATGACTCAATAGAACCGGAAAAAATAGAAGCAGTTTTAGAAGAAAAAGAAGAATTTTTAAGAAATATTTATAACGGCGTAGAACAGGTTATTTTTATTATTGCGGTTTTTAATGAAAAGAACTTTCGATGTTTGGGTTGGAATCCTAAAACCGAACAAATCACAGGACAAAAATCTACCCAAGTTTATGGAAGAACCTTTACAGAAATTTTTGGTTTAGTGGAAGGGGAAAAAATGCTCCAACATTATCGAGATTGTGTTCAGGCAAAAACCTTAATTCAATATGAAGAAGAAATTTGGTTTGAGGATAAACAAACCTTTTCTTTAACCACCCTCAATCCTATTTCAGATTCCAGTGGGAAAATCTATAGAATTATTGGGACTTCTCTGGATATCACCGCCAGAAAAAATGCAGAAATAGCGTTGCAAAATTCACAAATCCGCTTCCAACAATTAGCAGAAAATGTCCCTGGTGTTACCTATCAATATCATCAATATAATCATCAAGGACGGGGCTGTTTTACCTATTTAAGCCCCAAATGTTTAGAATTAACAGAAATTAGACACGAAGTGATTTTAAAAAATGCTGATTTCTTGTGGAAACTAATTCATCCTGATGATCTGAATAGCTTTGTCGATTCCATGGCTCAAGCTGTAGATACGGGAAAACCTTGGCAACATCAATACCGTTTAATTACTCCTTCGGGCAAAATCAAATGGATTCAAGCCGGAGGAAGTTTAGGTAAACAACCGGATGGATCAATTGTTTGGGATGGTTTACTTTTAGATATTAGCGATCGCAAACAAACCGAAGCAGCTTGGCAAAATTCAGAACAACAATTGCGGGAATTAGCCGAACGAGAAAAGATGCAAAACTGCATCGGTAATTTGATTAGAAATTCCCTAGATTGGAATACCATTTTAGAGACAACGGTAGAAGAAATTCGTCAATTATTAGGAGTTGATCGCTGTTATTGTGTCGGATATAACTTAGAATTAAATCCTCCAAAATGGGAAATGCTCAAGGAATCTAAAGCCCCTAATTTAATCAGTATTTCTGAACTATATCCAGGGAATGCCCTCCACCCCATTAGTGAAATTATTTTACAAGAAAAAATTATCCAAATTGATCAGGTAATTACCTATGAAATTCCATCGGTGCGGAATTTTTTAATGGTTTTAGAATTAGAATCCGTTTTGATTTTGCCGATAAAACTTCAATCCGGTGATATTTGGGTTTTAGTCTTAGCCCATTGTCAGGAGCCTCGACCATGGAAACCCCAGGAAGTTGAACTTTTACGCTTTATTATCAATCAGTTAGAAATTGCAATTAATCAATCAAAACTCTATACAAAATCTCAAGAATCTGCTATAATAGCCACAGCAAAAACTCAAGAATTAGAACAAACAGTTTCTAAATTGCAACAAGCTCAAATCCAGTTAGTCCATTCCGAAAAAATGTCAAGTTTAGGACAAATGGTTGCTGGAATTGCCCACGAAATCAATAACCCAGTCAGCTTTATTTTTGGAAATCTTACCTATGCTAAAGAATATCTGGATGATTTATTTTCTGTCATTAGACTCTATCAAAAATACTATCCCCATCCTGACTCAGAAATAGAAGAAAAATTAGAAGATGTCGAACTCGATTTTATTGCAGAAGATCTCCCTCAATTATTGAATTCAATGAAAACTGGGGCGGAGCGAATTAGAGATATTGTTAAATCCTTGAGAATTTTTTCTCGTTTAGATGAATCAGAACTGAAAAATATTGATTTACATGAAAATTTAGATAGTACCTTAATGTTATTGGAAAGTCGCCTCAAAGAACAACCCCATCATCTAGCTATTCAAGTGATTAAACAATATGGAAACTTACCCCCTGTTGAATGCTATGCAGGGGAACTAAATCAAGTTTTTATGAATTTATTGGCGAATGCTATTGACGCCGTGGAACAACGCAATAAACAACGATCATTAAAGGAAATTATTGCCGATCCGGGGATGATTTGGATCACGACCTCATTAACAGATTCCCAGCGCGTACAAATTAGAATTGCTGATAATGGAATTGGGATGTCCGCCGAGATTTTAGCGAAAATTTTTGATCCGTTTTTTACAACTAAAGATGTCGGGTTAGGAACAGGTTTAGGAATGTCTACCAGTTATAAAATTATCGTTGAAACCCATAAAGGTCAATTATCCTGCGTTTCAGAAACTGGGTTGGGGACAGAATGTGTGATTGAAATTCCCAAGTTACAAGCGGGTAATGGGTAATTGGTAAAAGTAGGAATTTTAGGTTAAAAAGATAGTAAAATTTGAGTTATTGTTGTTTGTATTTATAGCAATAAATCCCTAATTAAATTAACTAAATTTTCATCTATTTCTAAAGGTGAAATTAAATCAAATTTAACTGTGGGGAATTGTTCAGAAAACTGTTTAATTGATTGGGCGATCGCATCGCTTATTCCACCGGAAAACATAAAATAAGGAATAATTCCAATTCGGTTAACTCCCGATGCAATCAATACTTGAATTTGAGTTTCTAAATTCGGAGTAACCGACCAATAGGCAGGAATTGCCCCGATTTGAGCCGCTAATTGTTCAATGGGTTGATTTCCCTCCAGATGGCGACTTCCGTGGGCAATTAAAATCCAATTATCTATTTCAACCGTTGCCATTTTTGTGGAGATCAAAGGGGCTAAACGGTTGACTTTAGAACCAAAATAAGGTAATAAATTGAGTTGAATTTCCGAGCCAATTTGTGCTTGAGCGATCGAAATTTCTTCGGGTAAATCCGTGTTAACATGAACACCCGACGAGAGAAATAACGGTAAAATTTGTACTTGAGAATATCCCCAATATTGACTTAACTTGGCAAAATTTTGAATCTGTTGATGTAGAGGAAGGGGAGCTAATTCTAAAGTTGCAGTTCCAACTAAAGAACAGCCTGGAAGTTCCCCTAAATGTTTAGCCAATTGATTTAAGGCTTGTTGGGGACGAGGATCGCGGCTACCATGGGCAACCAGTAGAGATGGGGATAACAAGGGTTAGGATCAATCCTGAATATGCGGTTAACGATTGATATTGTATCGAAAATTGATCAACTTCAACAAATTTGGGAATAGAAAGCACAAACCAAAATAATTTTTTTAAAAAAAGTTGCTGATCATGTTTTAATTCTAAAACCATCAACTACATATCTACCAACTTCACCCAACCTCTGCGAACATTGTAAAGTAATCGGTTAATAATTGCCTTTTCGTCTTCAGTCAAACTATCTCCTAAAATGGCGGATCTCAGGTTTTGGCGATCGCTACGAGTCACCACACTAGAAAACATAATTTGACCAAAAAGCTCCTCCAGGGGGATCGGGCAGTATGTCATCATAAATCACCTCTACTTAGAATGGCTTGCTCAAAGATAAAAGTCTGTGAGCTTGTATATATTCATTGTGAACTTTTTGTACAGAATATTCAGTGATTCAAAGCTATGTAAATTTGTGATTGATCTGGATAACCGTTGTGATTTGAGTCAATGGGCCGATGAAGTTTGACAGTCCAACCTAGAGGGGGAAAGATTTCCCCCCATTCCCCGTCCTACAAACATTTTTCTAAGGTAGCCACAACTGATTGAGATAAACTGGGCAAATCATAACCACCTTCGAGTCCAAAGACAATTTTAGACGTCAGTTGTAGACAGTATTCGGTAAAAAGTCCGTAATCTTCTGGTTGTAGGGCAATACTGGCTAAGGGATCATCCGCGTTGGCATCATACCCGGCACTCACAATCAGTAAATCCGGCTGAAATTGACGTAAAAAGGGCATAATATAATCTTCAAAGGCAGGTTTGTATAACCCAATGGTGCTACCCGGAGACATAGGAATATTCAGAACATTTTTATGAGATCCCTGCTCATCCGCATATCCCGTCCCCGGATAACAGGGAGATTGATGTAAAGAACAGTAAGCAATCCGAGGATTATCTTCCACTAACCCTTGAGTTCCGTTCCCATGATGGACGTCCCAATCTAAAATAGCTACCTTATTAATTCCCGGTTTTTTCAGGGCGTAATAGGCTGCGATCCCCGCATTAGAAAACAAACAAAATCCCATCCCTCGATCTTTTTCCGCATGATGTCCAGGGGGACGAGCTAAAACAAAAGCCGGACGTCCGTTATCCAAGACCCGATCCACCCCATCCAACCAAGCACTCACCGCCAAAAGTGCCACATCATAACTTTCCGCCGACATCGGGGTATCCCCATCTAAATAACCACCCCCCCGATCCGAGATCGCTTTCACCTGCTGAATATAGGTCGGAGTATGTACTTTTTCCAAGAGCTTAATTAAAGAGTCCAGGCGATCGGCCACCGGAGTCGGCTTTTGCCATCGTAACTGTTCTCTCCAAGACAAGGATTTTAGAGCATTAACAATCGCCGTTAACCTTTCTGGTCGTTCGGGATGGAATAATCCCGTCTTATGATTGAGGAATTCATCAGAATAAATAACTGTTAGCATTTGTCAAGAGTTTTTTGCAATTTTAAATCCCAGATTTTACCCCCAAAAAGAAGGCAAATTATGGTAGAATTTTAAGCATTAGTCACTAATTTTATAACCCCTACCGAAAGTAATTTTTTTTCTATTAATATTTTCGGTTAAATGTGACTAATTTTAAATTGTAATGGAGTTTTTGAAGGTATGAGTACCTCTGAGTCGAGAATTGTCCCGACGGATCTCAGAAATGAAATGCAGCAGTCCTACCTAGAATACGCCATGAGCGTAATCGTAGGCCGAGCGCTGCCAGATGCACGGGATGGTTTGAAACCCGTTCACCGTAGGATCTTGTACGCGATGAACGAACTGGGCTTAACACCCGATCGGCCCTTCCGTAAATGCGCCCGTGTGGTGGGGGAGGTACTCGGTAAATATCACCCCCATGGAGATGTGGCCGTTTATGACGCCTTAGTGCGGATGGCACAGGATTTTTCCATGCGATCGCCTTTAATTAACGGTCATGGCAACTTTGGATCGGTGGATAATGATCCTCCGGCGGCTATGCGGTATACGGAATGTCGTCTACAGGCCTTAACCAGTGATTCTCTCCTGCGAGATATTGATTCAGAAACCGTGGCCTTTGGCGATAACTTCGATGGATCTCAACAGGAACCCTTAGTTTTACCCGCACGAATTCCCCAATTACTATTAAATGGATCTTCGGGAATTGCTGTGGGGATGGCGACTAATATTCCCCCCCACAATTTAGGAGAATTAATTGATGGTTTACTGGCATTAATTCATAATCCTGAGATTACTATTGCCGAATTAATGCGCCATATTCCCGGCCCAGATTTTCCTACTGGAGCGCAAATTTTAGGCACATCGGGCATTAAAGAAGCCTATAATGATGGTCGGGGTTCGATTACCATGCGCGGGATTGCTACCATTGAAACCATCGAACATAAAGGTAGACCCGATCGAGAAGCAATTATTGTCACCCAACTACCTTATCAAACCAATAAAGCCGCGATGATTGAACGCATTGCTGAAATGGTTAATGATAAGAAATTAGAGGGAATTTCCGATATTCGTGATGAAAGCGATCGGGATGGGATGCGGATCGTAATTGAACTCAAACGGGATGCTTACCCCAGAGTTATCCTCAATAACCTCTACAAACAAACGCCCCTACAAACCAATTTTGGGGCGAATATGTTAGCCCTAGTTAATGGTCGTCCTGAGATTCTCACCCTCAAACGCTTCTTAGAAGTATTCCTGCATTTTCGGGAACAAACTATCCGCAAACGCACGGAATATGAACTCAGAAAAGCTCAAGAACGGGATCATCTTTTACTGGGATTATTAATTGCCTTAGACAATTTAGATGCAATTATTGCCTTAATTCGTCATGCGGCAGATATTCCCATAGCTAAACAAGAATTAATTACTAACTATGGGTTATCTGAACAACAAGCCGATGCCATCTTACAAATGCAATTGCGACGGCTAACAGCTTTAGAATCCCAAAAAATTGACCAAGAACACCAAGAATTACAAATAAAAATTGCTGATTTAGAGGATATTTTAGCTAGACGAGAACGAATTTTAGTAATCGTTGAAGATGAAGCCCTAGAAATCAAACAAAAGTTTAATACCCCTCGTCGTACTGTGATTGAACATACAGAAGGCGAGTTAGAAGATACCGATTTAATTGCCAATGAAAAAGCCTTAATTCTGTTAACAGAACAGGGCTACATGAAACGAATGCCTGTTAATACTTTTGCTGCCCAAAGTCGAGCCACAAAAGGTAAACAAGGCACAAAAATGAAAGAGGATGATGGAGTTGAACACTTTATCACCTGTTGCGACCATGACACGATTTTATTCTTTAGTAATCGTGGTGTAGTTTACAGTATTAGAGCCTATCAAATCCCGGCTTCATCCCGCACAGCCAGGGGGGTTCCGATCATCCAAATGTTACCCATTCCCAAGGAAGAACGGATCACTTCTATTGTTCATGTTAGCGAATTTAGCGATGATGAATACTTAGTAATGTTAACCAAAGGTGGATTTATTAAGAAAACTCAATTATCCGCCTTTAGTAATATTAGAACTAATGGTTTAATTGCTATTTCCTTAGAAGATGGAGACGAATTACGCTGGGTGAGACGGGCAAAAGTTGACGATGGCATTATCATTGGTTCTCGTCACGGTATGGCAATTCATTTTAAAGCCAATAATAAACAATTGCGACCGTTAGGAAGGGCAACCCGTGGCGTTAAATCCATGAAATTGAAAGGGGATGATACCTTAATCAGTATGGATATTTTGCCCAGTGCAATTATTTCTAATTTCGCTGAAGCGGAGGGAGAAGAAATTGAAACCGATGACGAATTGATGCTCACAACGGTAGCAATTACCGAGGAAGAAAACGAAACAGAAACCGAAGTAGTAGCGGAGGTTAACTCCCTAGGACTATCGGTTTTAGTCATAACCGCTAGTGGTTATGGAAAAAGGGTTCCAGTGTCTCAATTCCGCTTACAAAATCGGGCTGGAAAAGGGATTATTGCCACCAAGTTTAAACCCCATGCTAAGAAAGATGAAGTAGTGGCTTTAAAAGTCGTGGATGAAACCCATGAATTAATGTTAATTAGCAGTCGAGGGATTATTATTCGTCAAGTCGTGAATGCCATTCCCCTACAATCTCGAAGTGCTACTGGGGTTCGTGTTCAGCGATTATACGAGGAAGATTCCATTGCCGCGGTGGCCATTGTTCCCGCTTCCGGGGAAGAAGATGCCGAAAGTCTATCCAATTCTGAAGAATCTGGAGAATCTGGGGAGTCTGGGGAAGAAGAATAAAAAATAACCCACTAAAAAAAGGGGTTGGGGGGATAATAGTCCCCCTTTCCCTCCGAAACCTCCCGTCCAGGGGGCAGGGGGGTCAGATCCCTGCTAAAATCAAAGTTTTT includes:
- a CDS encoding cobalamin (vitamin B12) biosynthesis CbiX protein codes for the protein MLSPSLLVAHGSRDPRPQQALNQLAKHLGELPGCSLVGTATLELAPLPLHQQIQNFAKLSQYWGYSQVQILPLFLSSGVHVNTDLPEEISIAQAQIGSEIQLNLLPYFGSKVNRLAPLISTKMATVEIDNWILIAHGSRHLEGNQPIEQLAAQIGAIPAYWSVTPNLETQIQVLIASGVNRIGIIPYFMFSGGISDAIAQSIKQFSEQFPTVKFDLISPLEIDENLVNLIRDLLL
- a CDS encoding two-component response regulator; this translates as MYTSVKSQSTVLAVNDSIPVQKLVKRMLEKHYQLVFANNTTEALTVLHQQSIDLMLLDISMPGMDGLELYGWFRTVSSFARIAQFQPPPDCDAHIPEWGSGSGRGSIIRGDGIFDQAFL
- the gyrA_1 gene encoding DNA gyrase A subunit; the protein is MSTSESRIVPTDLRNEMQQSYLEYAMSVIVGRALPDARDGLKPVHRRILYAMNELGLTPDRPFRKCARVVGEVLGKYHPHGDVAVYDALVRMAQDFSMRSPLINGHGNFGSVDNDPPAAMRYTECRLQALTSDSLLRDIDSETVAFGDNFDGSQQEPLVLPARIPQLLLNGSSGIAVGMATNIPPHNLGELIDGLLALIHNPEITIAELMRHIPGPDFPTGAQILGTSGIKEAYNDGRGSITMRGIATIETIEHKGRPDREAIIVTQLPYQTNKAAMIERIAEMVNDKKLEGISDIRDESDRDGMRIVIELKRDAYPRVILNNLYKQTPLQTNFGANMLALVNGRPEILTLKRFLEVFLHFREQTIRKRTEYELRKAQERDHLLLGLLIALDNLDAIIALIRHAADIPIAKQELITNYGLSEQQADAILQMQLRRLTALESQKIDQEHQELQIKIADLEDILARRERILVIVEDEALEIKQKFNTPRRTVIEHTEGELEDTDLIANEKALILLTEQGYMKRMPVNTFAAQSRATKGKQGTKMKEDDGVEHFITCCDHDTILFFSNRGVVYSIRAYQIPASSRTARGVPIIQMLPIPKEERITSIVHVSEFSDDEYLVMLTKGGFIKKTQLSAFSNIRTNGLIAISLEDGDELRWVRRAKVDDGIIIGSRHGMAIHFKANNKQLRPLGRATRGVKSMKLKGDDTLISMDILPSAIISNFAEAEGEEIETDDELMLTTVAITEEENETETEVVAEVNSLGLSVLVITASGYGKRVPVSQFRLQNRAGKGIIATKFKPHAKKDEVVALKVVDETHELMLISSRGIIIRQVVNAIPLQSRSATGVRVQRLYEEDSIAAVAIVPASGEEDAESLSNSEESGESGESGEEE
- a CDS encoding multi-sensor signal transduction histidine kinase, whose product is MTSTIPQGEQYQVDLHQIADNLPGVIYQLLLHHDGSQEYVYISSSCRRIYEREPDEIQHNAALMWGLMNDRDQQVFTQSLVTCAQKLIPWQRQWQYQTPSEKIKYLSAIAQPCPQPNGDLVWDGLILEIPPQTLDNSCRCHPETCEIERITTNKIEQVLSRFDSSDDSIEPEKIEAVLEEKEEFLRNIYNGVEQVIFIIAVFNEKNFRCLGWNPKTEQITGQKSTQVYGRTFTEIFGLVEGEKMLQHYRDCVQAKTLIQYEEEIWFEDKQTFSLTTLNPISDSSGKIYRIIGTSLDITARKNAEIALQNSQIRFQQLAENVPGVTYQYHQYNHQGRGCFTYLSPKCLELTEIRHEVILKNADFLWKLIHPDDLNSFVDSMAQAVDTGKPWQHQYRLITPSGKIKWIQAGGSLGKQPDGSIVWDGLLLDISDRKQTEAAWQNSEQQLRELAEREKMQNCIGNLIRNSLDWNTILETTVEEIRQLLGVDRCYCVGYNLELNPPKWEMLKESKAPNLISISELYPGNALHPISEIILQEKIIQIDQVITYEIPSVRNFLMVLELESVLILPIKLQSGDIWVLVLAHCQEPRPWKPQEVELLRFIINQLEIAINQSKLYTKSQESAIIATAKTQELEQTVSKLQQAQIQLVHSEKMSSLGQMVAGIAHEINNPVSFIFGNLTYAKEYLDDLFSVIRLYQKYYPHPDSEIEEKLEDVELDFIAEDLPQLLNSMKTGAERIRDIVKSLRIFSRLDESELKNIDLHENLDSTLMLLESRLKEQPHHLAIQVIKQYGNLPPVECYAGELNQVFMNLLANAIDAVEQRNKQRSLKEIIADPGMIWITTSLTDSQRVQIRIADNGIGMSAEILAKIFDPFFTTKDVGLGTGLGMSTSYKIIVETHKGQLSCVSETGLGTECVIEIPKLQAGNG